The following are encoded together in the Arthrobacter sp. Y-9 genome:
- a CDS encoding MFS transporter, whose translation MPIGLLALSVGAFGIGLTEFVIMGLLPEVATDFGVSEATAGWLISGYALAVTVGALLLTAATTRLPRKPVLLGLLILFIVGNTLSAIAPSYGVMLTGRILAALCHGAFFGIGAVVASGLVAPAKKAQAVAIMFTGLTAANVLGVPFGTLLGQQFGWRSTFWVISATGVVAFIGIAFLVPALHQDGKAPSLRHELTAFRSGQVWLSLLVTILAYGGMFGAFTYMAYTLTGISGYPSSAVPWLLMLSGAGLFVGNWIGGKLADRDIDKTLIFFVAGLLVTLVLFGFLASIPWVAAVALFVMGGFGFGTVPGLQSRIMHYAGGAPTLASGANIGAFNVGNALGAWAGGLAISAGLGYASPVWTGALITVPALIIMIVAALKARREQPATLSTEPEQAPATA comes from the coding sequence ATGCCTATCGGTCTTCTCGCGCTCTCCGTCGGCGCCTTCGGGATCGGGCTGACCGAGTTCGTCATCATGGGGCTGCTGCCCGAGGTCGCCACCGACTTCGGCGTCTCCGAAGCAACCGCCGGATGGCTGATCTCCGGATACGCCCTCGCCGTCACCGTCGGCGCACTACTTCTCACCGCCGCTACCACCCGGCTTCCCCGCAAGCCCGTGCTGCTCGGGCTCCTCATCCTCTTCATCGTCGGCAACACGCTCTCCGCGATCGCCCCGAGCTACGGGGTCATGCTGACCGGCCGCATCCTCGCGGCGCTCTGCCACGGCGCGTTCTTCGGCATCGGCGCAGTGGTCGCCTCCGGTCTCGTGGCACCCGCCAAGAAGGCCCAGGCCGTGGCCATCATGTTCACCGGTCTGACTGCCGCCAATGTGCTCGGCGTGCCCTTCGGGACGCTGCTGGGCCAGCAGTTCGGCTGGCGCTCGACCTTCTGGGTCATCTCCGCCACCGGCGTCGTCGCCTTCATCGGCATCGCATTCCTGGTGCCGGCGCTGCATCAGGACGGCAAGGCGCCCAGCCTGCGCCACGAGCTCACCGCGTTCCGCAGCGGACAGGTCTGGCTCTCGCTGCTCGTCACGATCCTCGCCTACGGCGGCATGTTCGGCGCTTTCACCTACATGGCCTACACGCTCACCGGGATCTCCGGCTACCCGAGCAGCGCCGTGCCGTGGCTCCTGATGCTTTCCGGCGCTGGCCTGTTCGTCGGCAACTGGATCGGCGGCAAGCTCGCCGATCGTGACATCGACAAGACGCTGATCTTCTTCGTGGCCGGCCTGCTCGTGACCCTGGTGCTCTTCGGGTTCCTCGCCTCGATCCCGTGGGTCGCCGCCGTCGCGCTGTTCGTCATGGGCGGCTTCGGCTTCGGCACGGTCCCCGGACTGCAGTCCCGCATCATGCACTACGCGGGCGGCGCGCCCACCCTGGCGTCCGGCGCGAACATCGGCGCCTTCAACGTGGGCAACGCCCTCGGCGCCTGGGCCGGCGGTCTGGCGATCTCCGCCGGGCTCGGCTACGCCTCCCCCGTCTGGACCGGCGCGCTGATCACCGTCCCGGCGCTGATCATCATGATCGTCGCCGCCCTGAAAGCCCGGCGGGAACAGCCCGCCACCCTCTCCACCGAACCCGAGCAGGCTCCGGCCACCGCCTGA
- the galK gene encoding galactokinase, producing the protein MTSQHTEATSRQESGQQDILAAFLDAFGHDADGVWMAPGRVNLIGEHTDYNDGFVLPFAIDLKARVAVRALPESRTVRLLSAQGAGDTVEFDLDRITPGGDYGWASYPLGVAWALEQSGVPVPGFELYLDSTVPLGSGLSSSHAIECATITALAELSGASLSAQDLVLLTQRGENDFVGAPTGILDQSASLRGERGHAVFLDCRDQHAELIPFDAEADDLVMLVIDTRVAHSHSDGGYASRRASCEAGAAALGVPALRDLGLEDLPRAEELLDDLTFRRVRHVVTEDARVLETVAVLRSEGAKAIGPLLDASHISMRDDFEISCPELDVAVESARAAGAIGARMTGGGFGGSAIALTPRALEDQVRRAVLDAFASSGFGEPRLFTVTPAEGARRLA; encoded by the coding sequence ATGACCTCGCAGCACACCGAGGCCACCAGCCGCCAGGAATCCGGCCAGCAGGACATCCTCGCGGCCTTCCTCGATGCTTTCGGGCACGACGCGGACGGCGTGTGGATGGCGCCCGGGCGAGTCAACCTCATCGGCGAGCACACCGACTACAACGACGGGTTCGTCCTCCCCTTCGCGATCGACCTCAAGGCCCGGGTGGCCGTGCGCGCACTGCCGGAATCCCGCACTGTCCGCCTGCTCTCGGCCCAAGGCGCGGGAGACACCGTCGAGTTCGATCTGGACCGGATCACACCCGGAGGCGACTACGGCTGGGCGAGTTATCCGCTCGGAGTGGCGTGGGCCCTGGAACAGTCCGGCGTGCCCGTGCCGGGTTTCGAGCTGTACCTGGACTCCACGGTCCCCCTCGGCTCCGGGCTGTCGTCCTCCCACGCGATCGAATGCGCCACCATCACGGCACTCGCCGAGCTCTCCGGCGCATCCCTGAGCGCTCAGGATCTCGTGCTGCTGACCCAGCGCGGCGAGAACGACTTCGTCGGGGCGCCCACCGGCATCCTCGACCAGTCGGCCTCCCTGCGCGGCGAGCGCGGCCACGCCGTGTTTCTGGACTGCCGGGACCAGCACGCCGAGCTCATCCCGTTCGACGCGGAAGCCGATGACCTGGTCATGCTCGTCATCGACACCCGCGTGGCGCACTCCCACAGCGACGGCGGGTACGCCAGTCGGCGCGCCTCCTGCGAGGCCGGCGCGGCCGCCCTCGGGGTCCCCGCGCTGCGCGACCTCGGCCTGGAGGACCTGCCCCGCGCCGAGGAACTCCTGGACGATCTGACGTTCCGCAGGGTCCGTCACGTGGTCACGGAGGACGCACGGGTGCTCGAGACGGTCGCGGTTCTCCGGTCCGAGGGCGCCAAGGCCATCGGTCCCCTCCTCGACGCCAGCCACATCTCGATGCGCGATGACTTCGAGATCTCCTGCCCGGAACTGGATGTCGCCGTGGAGTCGGCCCGGGCGGCCGGCGCGATCGGCGCCCGCATGACCGGCGGCGGCTTCGGCGGCTCGGCCATCGCCCTGACGCCCCGCGCCCTCGAGGACCAGGTCCGGCGGGCGGTGCTCGACGCCTTCGCCTCCTCAGGTTTCGGCGAGCCACGGCTCTTCACGGTGACGCCGGCGGAGGGCGCACGCCGCCTCGCCTGA
- a CDS encoding multidrug efflux SMR transporter, protein MPWIVLLASALMEAVWATALGLSHGFTEVGPTIVFTIGLVLSMIGLGWAAKHIPMGTAYAVWTGVGAALTVGYAMATGAESASPLKLLFIAGIIAAVGGLKLLPSSSPGKH, encoded by the coding sequence ATGCCCTGGATCGTCCTGCTGGCCAGCGCCCTCATGGAAGCCGTCTGGGCCACCGCCCTCGGCCTGTCCCACGGCTTCACCGAAGTCGGCCCGACCATCGTCTTCACCATCGGCCTCGTGCTGAGCATGATCGGCCTGGGCTGGGCCGCCAAGCATATCCCCATGGGCACCGCGTACGCGGTGTGGACCGGCGTCGGCGCGGCACTGACCGTCGGCTACGCCATGGCGACCGGGGCTGAAAGCGCCAGCCCGCTGAAGCTCCTCTTCATCGCGGGGATCATCGCCGCGGTGGGCGGGCTCAAGCTGCTGCCGTCCAGTTCACCCGGCAAGCACTGA
- a CDS encoding aldose 1-epimerase family protein: MPESSSSPAVRCASGAQYRLEQGAAVAVVTELAATLRSYSVDGVLLTETFGDHQIPPGASGITLAPWANRVEDGKWTLNGAVQQLDITEVSRNNASHGLLRNAAYACVEQSGTHVVLEATVFPQHGYPFLVRHRVAYELEESGALRVTQTLLNDSDAAAPVVLGAHPYLRLGELPAEDLTVTVRADRWLETDERLIPRAERPVSGGTDLRAGVVLAELDTDTAYTGLERDEQGRARTTLSGADGRSVALWQDDRCGYVHIYATGGFDGRAKALAVEPMTGPANAFNSGDGLHWVQPGAEFSMSWGIEASW; this comes from the coding sequence ATGCCTGAATCTTCCAGCAGCCCTGCCGTCCGCTGTGCGAGCGGCGCCCAGTACCGTCTTGAGCAGGGGGCGGCCGTCGCCGTCGTGACGGAGCTTGCCGCGACGCTCCGCAGCTACTCCGTGGACGGAGTGCTCCTCACCGAGACGTTCGGAGACCACCAGATCCCGCCCGGCGCCTCCGGGATCACGCTGGCGCCGTGGGCCAACCGCGTGGAGGACGGGAAGTGGACGTTGAACGGCGCCGTGCAGCAGCTGGACATCACCGAGGTCTCCCGCAACAACGCGAGCCATGGACTCCTCCGCAATGCCGCCTACGCGTGCGTCGAGCAGAGCGGGACGCACGTGGTCCTCGAAGCCACAGTCTTCCCGCAGCACGGCTACCCGTTCCTCGTCCGGCACCGCGTCGCTTACGAACTCGAGGAGAGCGGCGCACTGCGCGTCACGCAGACCCTCCTCAACGACAGCGACGCCGCGGCCCCGGTCGTTCTCGGCGCTCACCCCTACCTTCGGTTGGGGGAGCTACCGGCCGAGGATCTGACCGTCACCGTCCGCGCGGACCGCTGGCTGGAGACCGACGAGCGCCTCATCCCGCGGGCCGAGCGCCCGGTGAGCGGCGGCACCGACCTGCGGGCCGGCGTCGTGCTCGCGGAACTGGACACCGACACCGCCTACACCGGGCTGGAACGGGATGAGCAGGGGCGAGCACGGACCACGCTGAGCGGCGCGGACGGCCGGTCGGTCGCACTGTGGCAGGACGACCGGTGCGGCTACGTGCACATCTACGCCACGGGAGGGTTCGACGGGCGAGCGAAGGCGCTCGCCGTCGAACCGATGACCGGCCCGGCCAACGCCTTCAACTCCGGCGATGGTCTGCACTGGGTCCAGCCAGGCGCGGAGTTCAGCATGAGCTGGGGGATCGAAGCCTCCTGGTGA
- a CDS encoding FUSC family protein gives MGALLSTGRGFFATGPAGNHGVAAVRVALSVAIPMVTLLMIGHPEWSIYAVFGAFTSMYGRGEPHLWRVVHQLEASALLVSAVLIGTVLAHLHAPTPVLVLVETCFAAFGSVVADAAKLNPVGPFWALFALGASASVTHPMPLWVPFVVGGASSAVSLALSLVVWRLAPDAAAGERRLRVSSPWRDGVILRQALRYFVAVGVAGVAGIASGWGHPYWAMASAAIPLAAGALSARLKRGVHRIVGTLVGIGLTALILWSQPSTVLLVLLIPLLQFPSELFMRRNYGLAQAFLTPVVLLVTLLSNPGDPVPVLTDRAVETLLGAVVGMAVAVLLRERRQPATDD, from the coding sequence GTGGGCGCACTCCTCAGCACGGGTCGCGGATTCTTCGCCACAGGGCCGGCCGGGAACCACGGAGTCGCCGCGGTTCGCGTGGCGCTCAGTGTGGCGATCCCCATGGTCACGCTTCTGATGATCGGCCATCCCGAATGGTCGATCTATGCCGTGTTCGGCGCCTTCACCAGCATGTACGGCCGGGGCGAACCTCATCTGTGGCGGGTGGTCCACCAGCTCGAAGCGTCCGCCCTGCTGGTCTCCGCCGTCCTGATCGGCACCGTGCTGGCGCACCTCCACGCCCCCACCCCCGTCCTGGTCCTGGTGGAGACGTGCTTCGCCGCATTCGGATCGGTGGTGGCGGACGCCGCGAAACTCAATCCCGTGGGGCCGTTCTGGGCCCTGTTCGCCCTGGGCGCCTCCGCCTCCGTCACCCACCCCATGCCGCTGTGGGTGCCCTTCGTCGTCGGAGGCGCGTCCTCGGCGGTGAGCCTGGCTCTGAGCCTCGTGGTCTGGCGGCTGGCTCCCGACGCGGCCGCCGGGGAACGGCGTCTCCGTGTCTCCAGCCCATGGCGCGACGGCGTGATCCTGCGCCAGGCGCTGCGGTACTTCGTGGCGGTCGGCGTCGCGGGCGTGGCCGGGATCGCGAGTGGCTGGGGTCATCCTTACTGGGCGATGGCCTCGGCCGCGATCCCGCTGGCCGCGGGCGCGCTGAGCGCACGGCTGAAACGGGGTGTGCACCGGATCGTCGGGACGCTCGTGGGCATCGGGCTGACGGCGCTGATCCTCTGGTCGCAGCCGTCCACGGTGCTGCTGGTGCTGCTGATCCCGCTCCTCCAGTTCCCGTCGGAGCTCTTCATGCGGCGGAATTACGGGCTCGCGCAGGCGTTCCTGACCCCCGTGGTCCTGTTGGTGACGTTGCTGTCCAACCCGGGCGATCCGGTCCCCGTGCTCACCGACCGTGCCGTGGAGACGCTGCTGGGCGCCGTCGTCGGCATGGCGGTGGCGGTGCTGCTGCGTGAACGGCGGCAGCCCGCCACCGACGACTGA
- a CDS encoding MarR family transcriptional regulator yields the protein MSIDDDAVEVRAQGWRTLAALHGVIEAGLERALSDEVKLSVVEYTVLDALSRQDGWHMRMQQLARATALSASATTRLVTRLEDRGLLTRILCADDRRGIYTELTAAGRELYERAKPVHDEALERILGDAGEHQELAALVAALHEVSRANA from the coding sequence ATGAGCATTGACGACGACGCCGTCGAAGTGCGCGCCCAGGGATGGCGCACCCTCGCCGCACTGCACGGTGTGATCGAGGCCGGTCTGGAGCGCGCCCTCAGTGACGAGGTAAAGCTCTCCGTGGTCGAATACACCGTCCTCGACGCGCTGAGCCGGCAGGACGGCTGGCACATGCGCATGCAGCAGCTCGCCCGTGCCACGGCGCTGAGCGCCAGTGCCACCACGCGCCTCGTGACCCGGCTGGAGGACCGCGGCCTGCTGACCCGGATCCTCTGTGCGGACGACCGCCGGGGGATCTACACCGAGCTCACGGCCGCGGGCCGCGAGCTGTATGAGAGGGCGAAGCCCGTCCATGACGAGGCGCTCGAACGCATCCTGGGCGACGCCGGCGAGCACCAGGAGCTGGCGGCGCTGGTCGCCGCGCTGCACGAGGTGTCCCGCGCGAACGCCTGA
- a CDS encoding WXG100 family type VII secretion target — protein MVTTAGAAVQEWGTPMGGGFYGADVAQLRALAKAMSSASQKLQLSAQQLGSEVNAAAHTGPDAARFRQQWQSDHLPLLQRTILALKASGQLLQVQADEQENASTSSGGAGGGGAPGYDATAAQELQDRLKGMTPAEREAYLNSDEFKRWALEHPEEAKRVLDAAADSGLIKKKAPGYANFLSSYWNQQAMREMGIDPAKWDPSKGTAYNWDIIKKVYEYYGKAFLADPRLQWAGMANMIGPSFAGGFQDMAMMRSVAQELLKNIPAGFPSEELQSLRTVAALSDAEVKAYETQMLSMNKEIFLDQARQHQAFMTGGLDEMHRLRDAGVIDPRTSQAWDQIASGDPAQLKLGNGYLLYREQNEIIADDYDTMRSRATGPAVTWLITLAGEPSIPGAKSYPEVFPYKVHIESPGPHNIPFTPLDNPLQGSVDFTTGLPDGNISVREDRWNLISKDTLPAYQELLATNPEKAREIIASDFDQRTQDARPTHNIPQIAERIAKGFVHLPEFSQ, from the coding sequence ATGGTCACAACGGCCGGAGCGGCCGTTCAGGAATGGGGGACACCGATGGGTGGAGGGTTCTACGGCGCCGACGTGGCGCAGCTTCGCGCGCTGGCCAAGGCGATGTCCTCGGCCTCCCAGAAGCTGCAGCTCTCCGCTCAGCAGCTCGGATCCGAGGTGAACGCCGCCGCCCACACGGGCCCCGACGCCGCGCGGTTCCGCCAGCAGTGGCAGAGCGATCACCTGCCCCTGCTGCAGCGGACGATCCTCGCGCTCAAGGCCTCCGGCCAGCTTCTCCAGGTGCAGGCGGATGAGCAGGAGAACGCCAGCACCTCGTCCGGCGGAGCCGGAGGCGGCGGTGCGCCCGGCTACGACGCCACGGCCGCGCAGGAACTCCAGGACCGGCTGAAGGGGATGACCCCCGCCGAGCGCGAGGCTTACTTGAACAGCGACGAGTTCAAGCGCTGGGCCTTGGAACACCCCGAGGAGGCCAAGCGCGTCCTGGATGCCGCCGCGGATTCCGGGCTGATCAAGAAGAAGGCGCCCGGATACGCGAATTTCCTGAGTTCCTACTGGAACCAGCAGGCCATGCGGGAGATGGGCATCGACCCGGCCAAGTGGGACCCCTCCAAGGGCACGGCCTACAACTGGGACATCATCAAGAAGGTCTACGAGTATTACGGCAAGGCGTTCCTGGCCGACCCGCGCCTGCAGTGGGCCGGTATGGCGAACATGATCGGGCCGTCCTTCGCCGGAGGCTTCCAGGACATGGCCATGATGCGGTCCGTGGCTCAGGAACTCCTCAAGAACATCCCCGCCGGATTCCCTTCGGAAGAACTCCAGTCCCTCCGCACGGTCGCGGCGCTGAGCGATGCCGAGGTGAAGGCGTACGAGACTCAGATGCTCTCCATGAACAAGGAGATCTTCCTCGACCAGGCCCGGCAGCATCAGGCGTTCATGACGGGAGGGCTCGATGAGATGCATCGCCTCAGGGACGCCGGTGTCATCGATCCGAGAACCTCTCAGGCGTGGGACCAGATCGCGTCCGGAGATCCTGCACAGCTGAAGCTCGGCAACGGGTATCTCCTGTACCGGGAACAGAACGAGATCATCGCCGACGACTACGACACCATGCGGAGCCGGGCCACCGGACCGGCCGTGACGTGGCTGATCACCCTCGCAGGTGAACCGTCCATTCCGGGCGCCAAGAGCTACCCGGAGGTGTTCCCGTACAAGGTTCACATCGAAAGCCCAGGTCCCCACAACATCCCCTTCACGCCGCTGGACAATCCGCTGCAGGGATCGGTCGATTTCACCACCGGATTGCCCGACGGGAACATCTCCGTCCGGGAGGACCGCTGGAATCTCATCAGCAAGGACACCCTTCCCGCTTATCAGGAACTGCTGGCCACGAACCCGGAGAAGGCGCGCGAGATCATCGCCTCCGACTTCGACCAGCGGACGCAGGACGCGCGCCCGACTCACAACATCCCCCAGATCGCCGAACGGATCGCGAAGGGCTTCGTCCATCTGCCGGAGTTCAGCCAATGA
- a CDS encoding Bax inhibitor-1/YccA family protein: MAAGGNPIFNGKNFRGALQAPPPPNMMNPYGQQAPGQNGYGQTGYAQTGYAQPGQPQYGQPQYGQQQLSAEQLQQMYSQPSAGPAQTGRMTFDDVIVKTLLCLGAVLVGAAITWFTSPGLALGLMILGALGGFALAMVNTFKKEPVPALILAYAGFEGLFLGGITKVLEMRLPGIGLQAVLATLAVFGVTLLLFTSGKVRATPKMMRFFLIAMIGYAAFSLINFFLMIFGVVKDPWGLRGMTIGGIPLGLIIGVVAVILAAFSLIMDFTNIEAGVHNGAPARYSWTAAFGLTVTLVWLYVELLRLIAILRGND; encoded by the coding sequence ATGGCTGCCGGAGGCAACCCGATCTTCAACGGCAAGAACTTCCGTGGCGCGCTGCAGGCGCCGCCACCCCCGAACATGATGAACCCGTACGGCCAGCAGGCCCCGGGTCAGAACGGCTACGGCCAGACCGGTTATGCCCAGACGGGCTACGCCCAGCCGGGTCAGCCGCAGTACGGTCAGCCGCAGTATGGCCAGCAGCAGCTCTCCGCCGAGCAGCTCCAGCAGATGTATTCGCAGCCCTCCGCGGGCCCCGCGCAGACCGGCCGGATGACCTTTGACGACGTGATCGTCAAGACCCTCCTGTGCCTGGGCGCCGTCCTGGTCGGCGCCGCGATCACCTGGTTCACGAGCCCCGGGCTGGCCCTCGGTCTCATGATCCTGGGCGCGCTGGGCGGTTTCGCGCTCGCGATGGTCAACACGTTCAAGAAGGAGCCGGTCCCGGCCCTCATCCTGGCCTACGCCGGTTTCGAGGGTCTGTTCCTCGGCGGCATCACCAAGGTCCTGGAGATGCGCCTTCCCGGCATCGGCCTCCAGGCCGTGCTGGCGACGCTCGCCGTCTTCGGCGTGACGCTGCTGCTCTTCACCTCTGGCAAGGTCCGCGCGACCCCCAAGATGATGCGCTTCTTCCTGATCGCGATGATCGGCTACGCGGCGTTCAGCCTGATCAACTTCTTCCTCATGATCTTCGGCGTCGTGAAGGATCCGTGGGGCCTGCGTGGTATGACGATCGGCGGCATCCCGCTGGGTCTGATCATCGGCGTGGTGGCCGTGATCCTGGCTGCGTTCTCCCTGATCATGGACTTCACCAACATCGAGGCCGGCGTCCACAACGGCGCTCCCGCACGGTACTCCTGGACCGCCGCGTTCGGCCTGACGGTCACCCTGGTGTGGCTGTACGTGGAGCTGCTGCGTCTGATCGCCATCCTGAGAGGCAACGACTAG
- a CDS encoding aldo/keto reductase, with product MTTIPTISLNNGIEMPQLGFGVFQVPDAETTAAVAEALKAGYRSIDTAAIYGNERGVGQAIADSGIDRGELFVTSKVWNADQGFEETLAAYDASLEKLGLDYLDLYLIHWPAPANGRFIDTWKALEKLYADGRVRAIGVSNFEPDQLEQLLAEATVVPVVNQVELHPALQNRAVQAFGAEHGIATEAWSPLAQGAALQDLSVLAIAEAHGRTPAQVILRWHLQQGRIVIPKSVTPSRIAENLNVFGFELSAEELSAIDALEKDGRTGPHPATFNG from the coding sequence ATGACCACCATCCCCACCATCAGCCTGAACAACGGCATCGAGATGCCGCAGCTCGGCTTCGGCGTGTTCCAGGTCCCGGACGCGGAGACGACGGCGGCCGTCGCCGAAGCGCTCAAGGCCGGTTACCGCAGCATCGACACCGCGGCCATCTACGGCAACGAGCGCGGCGTCGGCCAGGCGATCGCCGACTCCGGCATCGACCGCGGCGAACTGTTCGTCACCAGCAAGGTGTGGAACGCGGACCAGGGCTTCGAGGAGACCCTCGCCGCCTACGACGCGAGCCTGGAGAAGCTGGGCCTGGACTACCTGGACCTCTACCTGATCCACTGGCCGGCCCCCGCGAACGGCCGCTTCATCGACACGTGGAAGGCCCTCGAGAAGCTGTACGCCGACGGTCGCGTCCGGGCGATCGGCGTCTCGAACTTCGAGCCGGATCAGCTGGAGCAGCTGCTCGCCGAGGCCACGGTCGTCCCCGTGGTGAACCAGGTGGAGCTGCACCCGGCCCTGCAGAACCGCGCGGTCCAGGCCTTCGGCGCCGAGCACGGCATCGCCACCGAAGCCTGGAGCCCTCTGGCCCAGGGCGCGGCGCTGCAGGACCTGTCCGTGCTGGCGATCGCTGAAGCCCATGGCCGCACCCCCGCCCAGGTGATCCTGCGCTGGCACCTCCAGCAGGGCCGTATCGTGATCCCGAAGTCCGTCACGCCGTCGCGCATCGCAGAGAACCTGAACGTCTTCGGTTTCGAGTTGAGCGCCGAGGAGCTCAGCGCGATCGACGCCCTGGAGAAGGACGGCCGCACCGGTCCCCACCCGGCGACCTTCAACGGCTGA
- a CDS encoding multidrug efflux SMR transporter: protein MAWIILIISGVLEAVWASALAASQGFRKWKPAALFVITSAISMIGLAYAMRELPVGTAYAVWVGIGACLTAVWAMITRQEKATVARIALLALLVGSVVGLKAVS from the coding sequence ATGGCATGGATCATTTTGATCATCTCCGGGGTCCTGGAGGCGGTGTGGGCCTCGGCCCTCGCAGCCTCCCAGGGGTTCCGCAAATGGAAACCTGCGGCCCTGTTCGTCATCACCTCGGCCATCAGCATGATCGGCCTCGCGTACGCCATGCGGGAACTGCCCGTCGGCACGGCGTATGCCGTGTGGGTCGGGATCGGCGCGTGCCTCACGGCCGTCTGGGCCATGATCACCCGTCAGGAGAAAGCCACCGTTGCGCGGATCGCGTTGCTGGCGCTCCTGGTCGGCAGCGTCGTCGGCCTGAAGGCGGTGAGCTGA
- the galT gene encoding galactose-1-phosphate uridylyltransferase, producing the protein MTSVTRSHLADGREIIYFDAAPGRTPDLPDTRDLPQRDLGPEGSGEVRYDALSGEWVAVAAHRQTRTHLPPAHECPICPSTPERATEIPAEDYEVVAFENRFPSLGPVVGDIPSSPGWGTLAPASGRCEVVTFTPEHSGSFAELPWERARTVVEAWSHRTRELSALSGARQVFPFENRGADIGVTLHHPHGQIYAYPYVTPRAEAMARTAVEYRSDRPDGETLLEGVVRRERGDGARMVLEGEHFSAYVPFAARWPLELHLAPHRHVPDFAALTGAEKDELTTLYLDLLGRVDGLYDSPTPYIAAWHQAPLLRGYREAMGFHLQLTSPRRAADKLKYLAGSEAAMGAFINDVTPESVAARLRDSVSPYRSTDPAASATPFLVPSASPEGARS; encoded by the coding sequence ATGACATCGGTGACACGTTCACACCTGGCCGACGGCCGCGAGATCATCTATTTCGACGCCGCTCCGGGCCGCACCCCGGACCTCCCGGACACTCGCGATCTGCCTCAGCGGGATCTCGGCCCGGAAGGGTCCGGCGAGGTGCGCTATGACGCCCTGAGCGGGGAATGGGTGGCCGTCGCCGCGCACCGGCAGACCCGCACCCATCTGCCCCCGGCTCACGAGTGCCCCATCTGCCCCAGCACCCCCGAACGCGCGACCGAGATCCCCGCCGAGGACTACGAGGTGGTCGCGTTCGAGAACCGATTCCCGTCACTCGGGCCGGTCGTGGGCGACATCCCGTCGAGTCCTGGCTGGGGCACACTCGCGCCGGCCAGCGGACGGTGTGAGGTCGTCACCTTCACCCCGGAGCACAGCGGTTCCTTCGCCGAGCTTCCCTGGGAGCGGGCCCGCACGGTCGTGGAGGCCTGGTCCCACCGCACGCGGGAGCTCTCGGCACTCAGCGGTGCGCGTCAGGTGTTCCCGTTCGAGAACCGCGGCGCGGACATCGGCGTCACCCTGCATCACCCCCACGGCCAGATCTACGCCTACCCCTATGTGACGCCGCGCGCCGAGGCCATGGCCCGGACCGCCGTCGAGTACCGCTCCGATCGCCCCGACGGTGAGACGCTGCTGGAAGGCGTGGTCCGGCGCGAGCGCGGCGACGGCGCCCGCATGGTCCTGGAAGGCGAGCACTTCAGCGCCTATGTGCCGTTCGCCGCCCGGTGGCCGCTGGAACTGCACTTGGCTCCGCACCGTCACGTCCCGGATTTCGCCGCGCTCACCGGCGCGGAGAAGGACGAGCTGACCACCCTGTACCTGGATCTGCTCGGACGGGTGGACGGCCTGTACGACTCCCCCACCCCGTACATCGCCGCATGGCATCAGGCGCCACTGCTGCGCGGGTACCGTGAGGCCATGGGCTTCCACCTCCAGCTGACCTCGCCGCGCCGCGCGGCCGACAAGCTGAAGTACCTGGCAGGGTCCGAGGCCGCCATGGGGGCGTTCATCAACGACGTCACCCCGGAATCGGTCGCCGCGCGGCTGCGGGACTCCGTCTCGCCGTACCGTTCCACCGACCCGGCCGCGTCTGCCACGCCGTTCCTCGTCCCCTCCGCCTCCCCCGAAGGAGCCCGCTCATGA